CAGGTACAGTTTCTAAATCAGAATCGGAAGAGCAGTCTAAATCGCTATGTAATTTGCAACTTGCAAGATTAGTTTCTTGATATTTTTTGATCGTCAACTCcactttcattttcaagtcaAGAATacttttttgcaatttttcttcAGCCCCTAGTTTAGCTGAAATGATATTCCACTTAAAAACAGCAGGTAGCCACCGACCAGTGAGCAATCGATATTGATCTTGCATGCATCTGATTAATTCCCGATTATGTTGGTTCACTTCGATGATTTGAAAAGGTTGGACATCGATTACAAGGCTGAATGTTGCGTTATTGCTTATGCCATGCGCCCTGAAATCACATGTGTCTGAACTATCTGGATCTTCACACCCGTTGGGTGCCTTGATGGCAAATTCATCAGGCAGCAACAACTCCAGtccattttcaatttgtgtAAGACAATCCCTAATTTCGATTTCTTCAGTAGttacttcttcttttaatactttcagtttctcttttctcaCAGCAGTCAATTTAGCCTCTTTTTCTTGCATCCTTTGTCTCTCCTGAGCTGATCTAGCTTCCATATCTTCAAAATCAACAACTTtacttttcttcaaatattgaaatccaatttttAGCTTTTTGTAAGTCTCGCCATAGGTTTCATACCATTCTTTAATAGTTTTGGTTGCAAGAACTTTTAATTGCTTCAGTGCTGTAGAAGGTGGTGGAAGAGGAGTATTAGGGTCTATTTCTAGCACCAATTTGGAGAAACACTGGAAATCTGCAATTAAGAGCTCTCTGAAGTGATGTGACCTTTTGAATAACTCTTTGATTATGAGCAATGATGACAAACGAATCTCTGAATGCATTTGGCTCAAGTGATGTATGACAATTTTGAAGGCTTCATTCACATACACATCTGAAATTCTGAAAATTTTAGATCAGCCAGTGCTTACACCTTACACAACAGGAGTAAATGGATTTACCGACAGATGTTTTTAATCTCTCTCAATTTTGATTCCTCTATCTGTTTCAGACCACTGCTGACAATATTTTCAATGGTCTGTCCTAACTTCGCGATCAAACTGATGTCCGCCAACTTTAGATCCATTCTTTAACGAGGTAATGAATATCAGTTTTGGCTTCAAATTTTTGTGTGAGCAATGTTCtaaactttttcatttattctatatggcaatccgttttacccaaaataaaaataaaaaatattggccttttttctgttttactgctattgccatctaccggtcaaatttctagttaattctctacatacactgaccgaaaaaaatttttaagcccgactaagtaagtccgactaaataagcccgacttttctcggtcgggcttaaattttttttctgaaaaactgacactcatcggaattggttgaatatcacaagGTATACTCAAAactgaatgctgattccgaataaattgctattttttatgaagttaattgtttttgaaatacaccgagtatttgacgcaatgctagcgcgccagtacgctacagcgctagtgcgatgcttattttgtcgggcttattttaaacCTGGCCATACAGTttttccactagatggcgctgcaGATCAGCCATCATCAGATCAGCCCATCATCAGCCTCTAGCGTGTGCAATGGAACTATTGTTactttttgttgtcatgtgattctcattgtttactttgtttttacgttgacaacgtgtatttgagtttccctcgtctgaacggtatcgttatttctgtttttttttttgtttttacctccacccctaTTATCGATGTGCAAATATTGCACTGCTTCATTACCTAAACGAAATGTCAGCCGTTGCACTTGGGCTTAGAATGAGGTAATattaacatacttttggaaaaccaggtctcatgttgtatcattctggGTAAAGCCAGTGTTACCAGCAGAACTGTGCATGATATTTGGTAAAAATTGATGGTTTTTGTGTTTACAACCAAAAGCCAATTTTCAGGATTATTAAGATGATAATttactacttttacatttgcaaCATGTTAAtcttattcttctttattAGTAAACATATCCAGTAGTGGAGTTGCAAGTAAcagatgtgttctgttgtgtactCTGCACATATCGTGGTTTGTTGCATGATTCTATTACTTTGTGAATCAATTGTAACTTATTTATGAATTGTTCATGCCTGAATATTAATGCAAAAACTACATGCATAGCAGTCATTTcccaatgcaacaaaatattcataGTTTGTAGCAGAAGATTTTATCATAAGTAAACCTTGAAGACATTCTTGaagatgtgctatttgctaATATTCTGCAAGAATAGGATCACCCATTTACTTCTGTCTGGTAATAACCatatctgttccactatccccttaattctgatggctacAAAATTAAAGGTATGGTTTTAATTATTTGCTTCGATTATTATGTGCGTGGTAGTGCTTTGAAAtggtatacaggtcgtacctgaaaactgacctttaagaactttgaaaggccatgttatgttcatttactatagtttacgtttgaaactacgcagaTCTTTTCTAACTTGTgaaggagaacatagttcattttttaaattttcgaaattttaactttcagtacaacttccggtttaaaaatgcctaataacttactatctgttggtctgaattAAAAAAgccacattttcgtaatcctcgtaaaatttggggtcgaatccatgtgtcagtaggaaatacccgaaaatcgtcaaaaatcgcaaatttccctgaactatagttcaggaaaaatcgcgattttggccaaattggacttttcgccaaaaacaggtcaaaataggtcagacacaccttaaagttcacgaggatcacgaaaatcatcttcgtttttggccaaattggacttttcgccaaaaacaggtcaaaataggtcagacacaccttaaagttcacgaggatcacgaaaatcatcttcgttttgttgtgggcccagtatttctggagatatagtctacttctggtcacttccggtaatttttttttcaacttcgcaaaaactaaaaaatgaacattaatatgccaaacattttaagcattttgatcatatatgaaatggtgtagtgtcttctttcgtgcttgttttgttattgcactgttggttgatcgcgcgacttgatatacttatgacactacttcgttaacagagactactagcattatgtatcacgctaatgggaaggtatacctggtaaatatagatcatagcatgaagatataccacatactattattataaccttatcatgcacggccatctgatgtacagtcaggtttaaaaataagcccgactttttcttattttacgttacgctgtagCGTATTAGCAAGCTACGGGAAGTTACGTAGTACtaatagctctgaggtagagcgtctgaATACAGGAAtcgaaagtcaagagttcgagtcacgtATGGATCCTATGTGCCAGAGGATTGGGTTACGGTTCCCACtgtagacaatatttctttgtccaaaaaatgaatcactctattgtatttataggtgacattccgagatggaaatattaaattgcgttgggacgcacaacaatattattacaagtgcaaatagaTTTCCTTCAAAatacatggaaaaatagttaactaATTGATAAAACTCATGGCTTTATGGTTGAGTATCGGCGTCGCACGCCTGTAATCAAGGGTTCAATCCCGTAAGgagtaaaaatgaaattaaataaatatatatacgtaACTCAAAATGTCAAATTGTATGTACAATGCATGTATACTATTCAATATCATTAATGCACATGGAGTTGTAAAATCTCCATGAAGTGAGATTAAAGTGCATCATTCCATAAACAATCCATCGTACAACAACGAAATGTTCGCTCATGATTGGGTAcaggaaaaaattgaaaatacgAGTACGCCAATAAAATGACATTACGACATAATTAAGGAAATGTTCACAAAAGTTAAAAATGCAGAGCAACACCACGACAGAACAAAAAGACAAGATCTGTAaagctttttttaaaatttgtattgAAAATACTCTGCACAATTTAaagacttgcaactttgaaagggcaaaatagccgattccaaagttgctgtcaactaaggtagggggagacactacctcagttgactcaccggggagattacccggtgcgtggctaagagaagccggaagaagaaccaaggtttcggacaagcttttacgtgagcgattaactgttaattcggatttttgggtagccccatagccctccaatgatatcatcggaccatgaggacccccacgtcccctttccatacagcgcactcacaacctttgctgctgatcacagtaggggcatgaccccctaatTATTACAAAtctaggggaaacggggccacagaaaagaagggagcccagatatacactttaatttttaaacacATAAATGTTTTACGTTCTGGATGAATCAGCAATTAACCGTGAAGTGAAAGTATCGTTCTTCAAAAATCtagcatctcttttcgtcttctattttTGAAACGGAAATATAACGgctggacatcttttacggttagctgcaaaatttcatcatgaaatctggaaggaaaaagaaaattcagatcAAGGTAAAACATGACCACAGAAAAGATGAGAGAACCTATTAATTGTGCTTCACtttgaatgaaacaaataccgTAACATGGGAGATCTGGACGATATTTCCAATGGGAACTTAATTATGCACTTCACTTTGAACATACCATGGGTGACGGTTGGACCAAAATATCGATATCCTTTTAACAATACTGatagttttcaattaaaaatatgTCAACCTCCACCAAAGTATAGGCTTGTCACTTGGGAGTTTCCTTTCTGTAATTtacaatattttatttaataaactcATGATCTCTAAACCATCAATTAATTACCAAATTGTTTAAGAAGACATGTTTGGCAGAATGACAGTCATTgatagaaaatcaataatctTTGCAGGCCTCTTCGATTgctgaaaaggcaaaacactGTTCAAGAAAGAGGACAAGATCCAATTACTGCAACTGAATATTATCAGAGCAACTCCAACCAAATattccaaaatgttttcaacttCAGGCAACAATTCAGGGAAGTTCtctaaagaaaacaagaacattCCCTTCGTTATGCAGGGAATTTTGTTGTAATTATAACAAACGATCAAAGTTGTCTCACAGCCgggatgggaaaatggaaaaggttTGTCCATAGATAACCTATCAACCAGTACTGTCACATCACTGCCAATACAgagaaggaaattcaaaagttatttaaaattcaatagaTATTTTACCATTAATGATACTGCAACACATAGCTGTAGCAGATGCTTATTctatgaaaaatttatcctaTTGTAGAATAGGCCTTGCCTAAAATgtaacgcgaatgccatcacctaaaatttatggcaatccgttttacacaaaaaaaaaaaaaaatttcgcaaaaaaaaaaaaaaaaaaatcacacttttttcttattttccgacacgtagccatctaccgctcagactcgttattactggcgtaggcaatttcagtccattggatgccaatatgccattcgcagttagttcagtagcgtggatggagagaataacgcgtggctggaggaacaattgaaaaatggataagataatacaacaaaaggatggtaagtataaacattattatattggttttcaattattaattattgtttattagatcaaattatggacctgcaggctcaattattgcaacagcacaaaatattagataacagcaaagataaggatggtaaggcctaatacataatgattctatttatttgcttttattcatttgtgttttgtagctcaaagtttgagtctacaagctcagctaggggaaaggAATAAATTgaaacggaacagtttccaaacagtgaaggaggtttttccaaactcaaacctaactgaacatgaggatgaattggcattaggcgaacacagtcaggtacctaaacttttcaaataagaattcaaaataagtatagaattttaacaaacaattatttattgtttagttattcagtctaccacctgacagtgtgttaaatttaaattctgttagtgctgcactaaaagaatcattagtaataagtccatgcagcgaagaaagtgaacaattgtgggaccatatttgggctgaaaatgggtgtggtacggaaaccaagaaatagcacaagttcaacatgaaacatggattaggtactttttggttttttgtctattgaaaaagtatttttaatgctattattttgcattcacagaattttagcgggggatcaagtaaagtctggaagtgttacaggatggaagagtgagcctacagttgaaaaacattgaaagtgcattaccattaaggtatgaggtaaagtaatagagtatgcaaattgtctaatgagaagtaccatcttgtgtgaatgaatcctgtgtaacagcaatcctttatagttctgtcacagctagaagcctcaaataattctgcttctcttgctaaagaacaacttgtcctttacgttcagagtgttggtgaagctggttacttaaatggccctaaagatgtttcatttcgttggcattgcagcgatgaacatcatacatggactttttaggtatgaaaggaattttcttgaaaattttttaaatttatgacaaagcatttctcctgctttttgccaaccatgtctaatctaaaaaaaaaatttatccaataggaaaggattttcagcatactgggaacacaactatcaacaatgcaacattctaggggtgctattttatcattcaagagccttatacaatgattatcatctgcaatttgtatggcctttcccaagcttctgccagaagttgaatctataagtcatgtaagtcacatgagcaacaattgagatgcttaatggtgttgtttttcttttctaggcataggttaatagtaacattggatctgaaaagattcttggttggggcaagacactgaataaattgtaatgattgaatggatgacatgacatttctatacttaatttggattcccgagacggtatttgatattaaaaaaattgaagtgcatatctgggctcccttcctttccgtagccccgtttccccttgactcgtaataagcccgtagggggtcatgcccctactgtacggtatatataaaaataacatataccgaggtttggagggctctggccggaaaggggacgtggggtgccgcttagtccgatgatgtgttcacggagggcgatgtggctacccacaaatccgaactaaaggttaatcgctcctgtaaaaatgttccaaatcttcagctcttcttccggcttctcttagccaatcaccgggtaatctccccggtgggtcaacaaggcagtgtctccccctgcctgggttgacggcaacttttgaaagggctattgtgcctttttaaagttgcaaaaataattgtaatgtgcagagaattgtcaataaaattgtttttataaaatttttttttgcaaaatttgtttctttcattgtctgtgacacacattacaattatcaacttttttttattttgctttgctttatttgtttttgtcacctttgatggtaagcattgtttccattggtttatcgtttatctgtaagcattctattattatccagggatcgaaccctgtaTGTTCGGCAtgccgcgccgatgctctaccaatgagccatgaatcatatgatgtcaagatggctttttttctagtcacttgtggacttgcatttacacttagaataaaactgaaatgcaattctctcttctacattttttctacttcattttAATACATCTACtcaggtttgaacccagggtaacagatatcgaagctaaaggctctaccacagagctatgaaccgtatgaaagcaatagaaagataaacatatagttgtgaaagactgcataaacatcctagacgataacatatgatatgcgataataacatatttagatat
The nucleotide sequence above comes from Daphnia carinata strain CSIRO-1 chromosome 3, CSIRO_AGI_Dcar_HiC_V3, whole genome shotgun sequence. Encoded proteins:
- the LOC130697581 gene encoding UV-stimulated scaffold protein A-like, whose protein sequence is MDLKLADISLIAKLGQTIENIVSSGLKQIEESKLREIKNICRISDVYVNEAFKIVIHHLSQMHSEIRLSSLLIIKELFKRSHHFRELLIADFQCFSKLVLEIDPNTPLPPPSTALKQLKVLATKTIKEWYETYGETYKKLKIGFQYLKKSKVVDFEDMEARSAQERQRMQEKEAKLTAVRKEKLKVLKEEVTTEEIEIRDCLTQIENGLELLLPDEFAIKAPNGCEDPDSSDTCDFRAHGISNNATFSLVIDVQPFQIIEVNQHNRELIRCMQDQYRLLTGRWLPAVFKWNIISAKLGAEEKLQKSILDLKMKVELTIKKYQETNLASCKLHSDLDCSSDSDLETVPDLDSHEENLTDIFSTTDATVETKPESHGYLCRKRRRKNNERTLPLDIDSYATSLSSVPAPTFSRNTVESYWVQDPESGSSATIDLVSHPVELGEAFCPVKWSCRAQLPNGKLCLRKDRKKCPFHGLIVARDEQGRPKDPLTLRTPVKDAVPEWQDPALLAEIKAATGVDLTMPTRGKRLRKNPFPNLTDLKTLNNSSRSRLEKKVFKRRC